A region of Brevundimonas sp. NIBR10 DNA encodes the following proteins:
- a CDS encoding periplasmic heavy metal sensor — protein sequence MTGRTLKIALALSVALNVFGLAGGVAAWVAREKVEQRTGAPSQPGRPGFRQIMDGLDPAVRDRVRTTFRTAAQAARPDFQASREARQAAIALAASPNGDPAQVAALLDQSRAAEIRGRERMERDVVPLFATLSPADRQSLSVLLNKRSRNDGPREGGGEKK from the coding sequence ATGACGGGCCGCACCCTCAAGATCGCCCTGGCCCTGTCGGTCGCGCTGAATGTCTTCGGCCTGGCCGGTGGCGTCGCGGCCTGGGTGGCGCGCGAGAAGGTCGAACAACGCACCGGCGCGCCCTCGCAACCGGGCCGACCCGGCTTCCGCCAGATCATGGACGGCCTCGACCCCGCCGTCCGCGACCGCGTCCGCACCACCTTCCGCACCGCCGCCCAGGCGGCCCGGCCCGACTTCCAGGCCTCGCGCGAGGCCCGCCAGGCCGCCATCGCCCTGGCCGCCTCCCCGAACGGCGACCCGGCCCAGGTCGCGGCCCTGCTGGACCAGTCCCGCGCCGCCGAGATCCGCGGCCGCGAACGGATGGAACGCGACGTCGTCCCCCTGTTCGCCACCCTGAGCCCCGCCGACCGCCAGTCCCTGTCGGTACTTCTCAACAAGCGCAGCCGCAACGACGGCCCGCGCGAAGGCGGCGGCGAGAAGAAGTAG
- a CDS encoding HAMP domain-containing sensor histidine kinase produces the protein MKLPSLFRRTPFRLTLLFLALFATAASAILAYVYVASAQEAQARAQGQVQVEADSLKAIYDARGVDALNVALIERISRGGSYLYFLTDKVGQKISANLDSSPIAAVPGATEGQWGTFTLTETDPDGRVKRPQGFGVEMELSGGERLFVGESMGDTEAYLARLTQALWMAMGLVLILGAGGGLLISRNVERSMGRLNRVVTAVQEGDLKARAQVRTSGDELNELGRGLNGMLDRLEASMASIRHAGDAVAHDLRSPLTRMRAKLEVALIDADSGKVSGVEALEVALAETDHLLKTFNTVLAIARLQAGGAPDPVVFDAADLAADMAELYEPAAEDKGLEFSAEIERGLMIEGNQPFLAQALANVIDNAIKYTPSGGAVMLRARRRSSGDIEYSVTDTGPGVPEADRGRVIDRFVRLDNSRTEAGSGLGLSLVSAVLEAHSGRVQLDEGPGAYGGFGPGLRVALVLPPATAAVA, from the coding sequence ATGAAACTCCCCTCCCTCTTCCGCCGCACGCCGTTCCGGCTGACGCTGCTGTTCCTGGCGCTGTTCGCCACGGCGGCCAGCGCCATCCTGGCCTATGTCTATGTGGCGTCGGCGCAGGAGGCCCAGGCGCGGGCGCAGGGCCAGGTCCAGGTCGAGGCCGACAGTCTGAAGGCCATCTATGACGCGCGCGGCGTCGATGCCCTCAACGTCGCCCTGATCGAGCGGATCAGCCGGGGTGGCAGCTATCTGTATTTCCTGACGGACAAGGTCGGCCAGAAGATCAGCGCCAACCTCGACAGCTCGCCCATCGCCGCCGTGCCCGGTGCCACCGAGGGCCAGTGGGGGACCTTCACCCTCACGGAGACAGACCCGGATGGTCGCGTCAAACGCCCCCAGGGCTTCGGCGTCGAGATGGAGCTCAGCGGCGGGGAGCGGCTGTTCGTCGGGGAATCCATGGGCGACACCGAGGCCTATCTGGCCCGCCTGACCCAGGCCCTGTGGATGGCCATGGGTCTGGTCCTGATCCTCGGCGCCGGCGGCGGTCTGCTGATCAGCCGCAATGTCGAACGCTCGATGGGTCGGCTCAATCGCGTGGTCACGGCGGTGCAGGAAGGCGACCTCAAGGCGCGCGCCCAGGTCCGCACCTCCGGCGATGAGCTCAACGAACTGGGACGCGGCCTGAACGGGATGCTGGACCGTCTGGAGGCCTCCATGGCCTCGATCCGTCACGCCGGGGATGCCGTGGCCCACGACCTGCGCTCGCCCCTGACCCGGATGCGGGCCAAGCTGGAGGTCGCCCTGATCGACGCCGATTCCGGCAAGGTTTCGGGCGTGGAGGCCCTGGAGGTCGCCCTGGCCGAGACCGATCACCTGCTCAAGACCTTCAACACCGTGCTCGCCATCGCCCGGCTTCAGGCGGGGGGTGCGCCCGACCCCGTCGTGTTCGACGCCGCAGACCTCGCCGCCGACATGGCCGAGCTTTACGAGCCCGCCGCCGAGGACAAGGGGCTGGAATTCTCCGCCGAGATCGAGCGCGGCCTGATGATCGAGGGCAACCAGCCCTTCCTGGCCCAGGCCCTGGCCAACGTCATCGACAACGCCATCAAATACACGCCCAGCGGCGGCGCGGTGATGCTGCGCGCGCGTCGGCGATCCTCGGGCGACATCGAATACTCGGTCACCGACACCGGCCCCGGCGTGCCCGAGGCCGACCGTGGCCGCGTCATCGATCGGTTCGTCCGCCTCGACAACAGCCGCACCGAGGCCGGGTCGGGCCTCGGCCTGTCCCTGGTGTCCGCCGTGCTGGAGGCCCATTCCGGCCGCGTCCAGCTCGACGAAGGCCCCGGTGCCTATGGCGGCTTCGGCCCCGGCCTGAGGGTGGCCCTCGTTCTGCCGCCTGCGACGGCGGCGGTCGCGTGA
- a CDS encoding response regulator transcription factor, with protein sequence MKILVVEDDAEAATAMVRGLTEAGHEVAHAVDGAYGLLEAQRGGYDVYVVDRMMPRLDGIGMVETLRKDGDQTPVLFLSALGEVEDRITGLKAGGDDYLVKPYAFAELVARVEALSRRRETGGVQTVLKVGDLEMNLIARTVHRGTTEIDLQPREFQLLEFLMRHANQSVTRTMLLEKVWEYHFDPQTNVIDVHISRLRSKIDKGFDRAMLQTVRGAGYRLEA encoded by the coding sequence ATGAAGATTCTGGTGGTCGAGGACGACGCCGAGGCGGCTACGGCGATGGTGCGGGGCCTGACCGAGGCGGGGCACGAGGTCGCCCATGCGGTCGATGGCGCCTATGGCCTGCTCGAGGCCCAGCGCGGCGGCTATGACGTCTATGTCGTGGATCGGATGATGCCGCGCCTGGACGGGATCGGCATGGTCGAGACCCTGCGCAAGGACGGCGACCAGACCCCGGTGCTGTTCCTGTCGGCGCTCGGCGAGGTCGAGGACCGGATCACGGGCCTCAAGGCCGGCGGCGACGACTATCTGGTCAAGCCCTATGCCTTTGCCGAACTGGTCGCCCGGGTCGAGGCCCTGTCGCGCCGTCGCGAGACCGGCGGGGTCCAGACCGTGCTCAAGGTCGGCGACCTGGAGATGAACCTGATCGCCCGCACCGTGCATCGCGGCACCACCGAGATCGACCTGCAGCCGCGCGAGTTCCAGCTGCTGGAGTTCCTGATGCGCCACGCCAACCAGTCGGTGACCCGTACCATGCTGCTGGAGAAGGTCTGGGAATACCATTTCGACCCCCAGACCAACGTCATCGACGTCCACATCAGCCGCCTCCGCTCCAAGATCGACAAGGGCTTCGACCGGGCCATGCTGCAGACCGTGCGCGGGGCGGGGTATCGGCTGGAAGCCTAG
- a CDS encoding cytochrome c-type biogenesis protein, protein MALLVALAGTPTLAEPAAVPDQPLASPAQEARAQALFEEVRCVVCQHESIADSPAGIAADMRRLVREEIASGSSDDAVRADLVRRWGDFILFKPPVNPATWLLWFGPMLAVLLLAGLFGWRALSRRQPETSAPLSLEEETELAELLAHGDVRPDTDANPPHDGRQAGSTIVPAPD, encoded by the coding sequence ATGGCCTTGCTTGTGGCCCTGGCAGGCACCCCCACCCTCGCCGAACCCGCCGCCGTCCCCGACCAGCCCCTGGCCTCCCCCGCCCAGGAAGCCCGCGCCCAGGCCCTGTTCGAGGAGGTCCGCTGCGTCGTCTGCCAGCACGAATCCATCGCCGACTCCCCCGCCGGCATCGCGGCCGACATGCGCCGTCTGGTGCGCGAGGAGATCGCCTCGGGATCCAGCGACGACGCCGTCCGCGCCGATCTGGTCCGGCGCTGGGGCGACTTCATCCTGTTCAAGCCGCCGGTGAACCCGGCGACCTGGCTCCTGTGGTTCGGCCCGATGCTGGCGGTCCTGCTGCTCGCCGGCCTGTTCGGCTGGCGCGCCCTGTCGCGCCGCCAGCCAGAGACCTCGGCCCCGCTTTCGCTTGAGGAAGAGACCGAACTGGCCGAACTTCTCGCGCACGGGGATGTTCGCCCCGATACGGACGCAAACCCGCCCCACGACGGGCGTCAGGCGGGATCAACCATCGTTCCGGCCCCGGATTGA
- a CDS encoding RNA polymerase sigma factor, with the protein MALSADPDEDLVRRVGQGDPAAIQAMVARKLPRMLALAQRMLGDPVEAEDVAQEAMLRAWKQAPRWVPGKARFDTWLHRVGLNLCYDRLRRRREVPTETPPDRPDDGPAPDQGLLSAELGVRVDAALRRLPDRQREAIVLCHYQELGNIEAASLMEVSVEALESLLSRGRRTLRQTLADLGPAAGRGVERG; encoded by the coding sequence TTGGCTCTGAGCGCCGACCCCGACGAGGATCTGGTGCGCCGCGTGGGTCAGGGCGACCCTGCGGCCATCCAGGCCATGGTGGCGCGCAAGCTCCCGCGCATGCTGGCCCTGGCGCAGCGCATGCTGGGCGATCCGGTCGAGGCCGAGGATGTGGCGCAGGAAGCCATGCTCCGGGCCTGGAAACAGGCCCCGCGCTGGGTGCCGGGCAAGGCACGTTTCGACACCTGGCTGCACCGGGTGGGGCTCAACCTCTGCTACGACCGGCTGCGGCGCCGCCGCGAGGTGCCGACCGAGACCCCGCCCGATCGTCCCGACGACGGCCCGGCCCCGGATCAGGGTCTGCTCAGCGCCGAGCTGGGCGTCCGGGTCGATGCCGCGCTGAGGCGGTTGCCGGACCGGCAGCGCGAGGCCATCGTGCTGTGCCACTATCAGGAGCTCGGCAATATCGAGGCCGCCTCCCTGATGGAGGTCAGCGTCGAGGCGCTGGAAAGTTTGCTGTCGCGCGGTCGCCGCACCCTGCGACAGACCCTGGCGGATCTCGGACCCGCCGCCGGGCGGGGGGTTGAACGAGGATGA
- a CDS encoding heme lyase CcmF/NrfE family subunit — translation MIIEFGGFILALALALAVLQTAMATAARLRSNAVLAGAANGAALACAAAVALAFGTLILAFVSSDFSVANVAANSHTDKPMLYKVAGAWGSHEGSLLLWSLVLTGFGAALTRARGLPFGLKTCAVAVQGGLGALFLAFALFTSNPFGRLNPAPFQGASLNPLLQDPALAIHPPLLYMGYVGFSVTFSLAVAALIEGRPNSSFWPAWGRWVRPWALASWAFLTVGITLGSFWAYYELGWGGWWFWDPVENASFMPWLAGAALLHSAVVTERRGALAGWTVFLALLAFTFSMLGAFLVRSGVLTSVHAFAVDPERGLMLLAILGLTAGAAFALFAWRAPNLKGGGVFAPISREGSLVLNNLFLTAAAATVLLGTLYPLIMEAATGATISVGPPYFALTFTPLMVVAFLILPAGPLMAWKRGDLVGAGQRLALAGALALGCGFLGWLAFAPKKAMVAAGIAVGAWLILGALAEVVERIRLFRVSGRETLRRIRGLPLGAWGMTLAHAGLGVFVLGAVVETGFKAETAAALPLGGQITVGVYSIRLDSVRIVEGPNYLAEQGTLTVTSARGRMETVTAERRFFPAGGQTTTEVGLDFRGLDDVYVVMGERRSTPDAAQAWTVRAYWNPWARLIFLGPMIMALGGLLSLLDRRLRICVPGRKRVAR, via the coding sequence ATGATCATAGAATTCGGGGGGTTCATTCTGGCGCTCGCCCTGGCGCTGGCGGTCTTGCAGACGGCGATGGCAACAGCGGCCCGCCTGCGCTCGAACGCCGTCCTCGCCGGCGCGGCGAACGGCGCGGCCCTGGCCTGCGCCGCCGCCGTGGCCCTGGCGTTCGGGACCTTGATCCTGGCCTTCGTCAGCTCGGACTTCTCGGTCGCCAACGTCGCGGCCAACAGCCATACCGACAAGCCCATGCTCTACAAGGTCGCCGGGGCCTGGGGCAGCCATGAGGGGTCGCTGCTGCTGTGGTCGCTGGTCCTGACCGGCTTCGGCGCGGCGCTCACCCGTGCCAGAGGATTGCCGTTCGGGCTCAAGACCTGCGCCGTCGCCGTCCAGGGGGGGCTGGGGGCCCTGTTCCTGGCCTTCGCCCTGTTCACATCCAACCCCTTCGGCAGGCTGAACCCCGCCCCGTTCCAGGGCGCGTCGCTCAACCCCCTGCTCCAGGACCCGGCGCTGGCGATCCATCCGCCCCTGCTCTACATGGGCTATGTCGGGTTTTCGGTGACCTTCTCGCTCGCCGTCGCCGCCCTGATCGAGGGCCGACCGAACTCCAGCTTCTGGCCGGCCTGGGGCCGCTGGGTCCGGCCCTGGGCCCTGGCGTCCTGGGCCTTCCTGACCGTCGGGATCACGCTGGGGTCGTTCTGGGCCTATTACGAGCTCGGCTGGGGCGGCTGGTGGTTCTGGGATCCGGTCGAGAACGCCTCCTTCATGCCCTGGCTGGCCGGCGCGGCCCTGCTGCATAGCGCCGTCGTCACCGAACGGCGCGGAGCCCTGGCCGGCTGGACGGTGTTTCTGGCGCTTCTGGCCTTCACCTTCTCCATGCTGGGGGCCTTCCTGGTCCGGTCGGGCGTCCTGACCTCCGTCCACGCCTTCGCCGTCGACCCGGAGCGCGGCCTGATGCTGCTTGCCATTCTGGGGCTGACGGCGGGAGCCGCGTTTGCCCTGTTCGCCTGGCGCGCGCCCAATCTGAAGGGCGGCGGGGTGTTCGCCCCCATCAGCCGCGAGGGGTCACTGGTCCTCAACAACCTGTTCCTGACGGCGGCGGCGGCGACGGTCCTGCTCGGCACCCTGTATCCCCTGATCATGGAGGCCGCGACAGGCGCCACCATCTCGGTCGGCCCCCCCTATTTCGCCCTGACCTTCACCCCCCTGATGGTCGTCGCCTTCCTGATCCTGCCCGCCGGGCCGCTCATGGCGTGGAAGCGCGGCGATCTGGTCGGGGCGGGCCAGAGACTGGCTCTGGCCGGAGCTCTGGCCCTCGGCTGCGGCTTCCTCGGCTGGCTCGCCTTCGCGCCGAAGAAGGCCATGGTCGCCGCCGGGATCGCGGTTGGGGCCTGGCTGATCCTGGGGGCCCTGGCCGAGGTGGTCGAGCGCATCCGCCTGTTCCGCGTCTCCGGCCGTGAGACCCTGCGCCGCATCCGGGGCCTGCCGCTCGGTGCCTGGGGCATGACGCTCGCCCACGCCGGCCTCGGCGTCTTCGTGCTGGGGGCCGTGGTCGAGACCGGCTTCAAGGCCGAGACCGCCGCCGCCCTCCCCCTCGGCGGCCAGATCACCGTCGGCGTCTATTCCATCCGCCTCGACAGCGTCCGCATCGTCGAGGGTCCCAACTATCTGGCCGAACAGGGCACCCTGACCGTCACCTCCGCGCGCGGTCGGATGGAAACCGTCACCGCCGAGCGCCGCTTCTTCCCCGCCGGCGGCCAGACGACCACCGAGGTCGGCCTCGACTTCCGGGGGCTGGACGACGTCTATGTCGTCATGGGCGAACGCCGCAGCACTCCCGACGCCGCCCAGGCCTGGACCGTCCGCGCCTACTGGAACCCCTGGGCCCGGCTGATCTTCCTCGGCCCCATGATCATGGCCCTGGGCGGCCTGCTGTCCCTGCTGGACCGGAGGCTCAGGATCTGCGTGCCGGGGCGCAAGCGGGTGGCGCGATGA
- a CDS encoding trypsin-like peptidase domain-containing protein, which produces MLKRKEFILGAACGLLVAAGATAGGVISWPGAHAEVAGASGRLTPSAGAGLAFAPPQGAPLSFADIFTQVSPAVVQINVESTIERPAGGRVPVPGLPGFGFQLPEPDPDAEPPTQRGAGSGFFVSADGFIVTNDHVVKNATEITVTLADGRELPARLVGRDNATDLAVVKVDGGDFPFVTFEEQAQPRVGDWVIAVGNPFGLGGTATAGIVSATAREYPSSDNPYTDFLQIDAAINTGNSGGPTFDIYGRVIGVNSAILTPTGGSVGIGFAIPASIAKTITDQLIRGETIERGYLGAQIGTVSQADQRAALGLPDGLKGASIESLTPGAPGEQAGLREGDVVVAINGESVDSSTALTRAVGSVRPGQTMRLDLYRDGRRQTVNVRAGTRPADINAAFEEGSRSSGAPGQPQAEKGETVLDMTVGPVPSAMRERYGLSATEGGVLITAVEARSPAAREGAVAGILIERVNYVRVNSVAEFKAAVEAARAAGRPSVLLAVRAPTGQEGRIIVPFAAPE; this is translated from the coding sequence ATGCTGAAGCGCAAGGAGTTCATTCTGGGGGCCGCCTGCGGCCTGCTGGTCGCCGCCGGCGCCACCGCCGGGGGCGTCATTTCCTGGCCCGGAGCCCATGCGGAGGTGGCGGGCGCGTCGGGCCGGCTGACGCCGAGCGCCGGAGCCGGACTGGCCTTCGCCCCGCCGCAAGGCGCGCCCCTCAGCTTCGCCGACATCTTCACCCAGGTGTCGCCCGCTGTCGTACAGATCAACGTCGAATCGACGATTGAACGTCCGGCAGGCGGCCGGGTGCCGGTTCCCGGTCTGCCCGGTTTCGGCTTCCAGCTGCCCGAGCCCGACCCTGACGCGGAACCTCCGACCCAACGCGGCGCTGGATCGGGCTTCTTCGTTTCGGCTGACGGCTTCATCGTCACCAACGACCACGTCGTCAAGAATGCGACAGAGATCACCGTGACCCTGGCCGACGGACGCGAGCTTCCGGCCCGTCTGGTCGGTCGTGACAACGCCACCGACCTGGCCGTAGTCAAGGTGGATGGCGGCGACTTCCCCTTTGTCACCTTCGAGGAACAGGCCCAGCCCCGGGTCGGAGACTGGGTGATCGCCGTCGGCAATCCGTTCGGCCTGGGCGGCACCGCCACGGCCGGCATCGTTTCGGCGACGGCGCGCGAATATCCGTCGTCCGACAACCCCTACACCGACTTCCTGCAGATCGACGCTGCCATCAATACCGGAAACTCGGGCGGGCCGACCTTCGACATCTACGGACGCGTAATCGGCGTGAACTCGGCGATCCTGACGCCGACCGGCGGGTCGGTGGGGATCGGCTTCGCGATTCCGGCGTCGATCGCCAAGACGATCACCGATCAGTTGATCCGCGGCGAAACCATCGAGCGGGGCTATCTCGGGGCCCAGATCGGGACGGTATCGCAGGCCGATCAGCGGGCTGCGCTCGGCTTGCCCGACGGGCTGAAAGGGGCTTCCATCGAATCCCTGACCCCCGGCGCTCCGGGCGAGCAGGCCGGGCTGCGCGAAGGCGATGTCGTCGTCGCCATCAACGGCGAGTCGGTCGATAGTTCCACGGCCTTGACCCGTGCGGTCGGCAGTGTCCGCCCTGGCCAGACCATGCGGCTGGACCTCTATCGCGACGGCCGCCGCCAGACGGTCAATGTTCGCGCGGGTACACGCCCGGCCGACATCAATGCGGCATTCGAGGAGGGCTCCCGGTCATCCGGCGCTCCCGGCCAGCCGCAAGCCGAGAAGGGCGAAACCGTTCTGGACATGACTGTGGGTCCGGTTCCTTCGGCCATGCGCGAGCGTTACGGCCTTTCAGCCACAGAAGGCGGCGTCCTGATCACGGCCGTCGAGGCCCGGTCGCCTGCGGCTCGCGAGGGCGCTGTCGCCGGCATCCTGATCGAGCGGGTCAACTACGTCCGGGTCAACAGCGTCGCCGAGTTCAAGGCTGCGGTCGAGGCGGCTCGCGCGGCGGGTCGACCCAGCGTCCTGCTGGCCGTGCGCGCCCCGACGGGTCAGGAAGGCCGCATCATCGTGCCATTCGCGGCCCCCGAATAA
- a CDS encoding bifunctional [glutamine synthetase] adenylyltransferase/[glutamine synthetase]-adenylyl-L-tyrosine phosphorylase: protein MGPLVDRLVPCGPVLNPEVAARAQARLAEAADIAGWRALFDRAWPALEPVFAASPYLYGIARRWPERLKAILEADPDARLAEILAETEALTGGADEARKPLRLLKAELHLLTALADLGGVWDLDQVTSALSRFADAVTHRALCAVAHDQREKGRLISEAEDPGGPIPGLFVLAMGKHGADELNYSSDIDLSLFFDPDVLEPALAPGVEAQGFVNRAAQALASLLSERTADGYVFRVDLRLRPDPSSTPPVVTTPMALAYYESVGQNWERAAFIKARCVAGDRRAAADFLKALIPFVWRRSLDYQAVLDIQSIKRQIHAHKTGEGMVAMGANLKLGRGGIREIEFYAQTQQLILGGRDPRLRCPRTEAALAALAGAGHIPIEVAWELTQAYRELRALEHRVQMLDDEQTHSLPIDGTRRAAVAVLAGEGDLAAFDAGVEALLVGVNRRYGELFEGEEDLSSSWGSLVFTGVDNDPETLKTLTRMGFTEPASVSDTIRSWHHGRIGATRSARGRELFTRLAPKLLEAVAATGSPDAAFRRFGVFFSGMSSGVQVQALFLNQPQLFEMIVGVMAFAPRLARTLGRYPAALDSMLDARFQTPLGPNTGLFDQMEAEARAAGDFEGAMNAVRRLHREQQFRIGVQTLTGRIGPEAAGLGFTNLADAVMRTLADAALNETVRLGGAMLGAVAVIALGKAGSREMTAGSDLDLMTVYDAPPEATSASKGWTADVFNIRFTQRLISALSAHTAEGGLYEVDMRLRPSGSKGPVSVPLSAFADYYATEAATWEFMALTRARVAWASDPDFGARVTAGIEAALRRPRPGIDVAADIRAMRSLMERERRPSGFWDLKLSPGGLVDAEFVGQYRQLQAAASGGPLTVRTLDQLANDPALAEAWRLQQRLGQLFAVAFDDKPDPDTESTAFRRRLAEAAGETGFEALIARLERTRREARAAFDTVLPAPQ from the coding sequence ATCGGCCCGCTCGTCGATCGTCTCGTCCCCTGCGGACCCGTGCTGAACCCCGAGGTCGCCGCCCGCGCCCAGGCCCGCCTCGCCGAGGCCGCCGACATCGCCGGCTGGCGCGCCCTGTTCGACCGGGCCTGGCCTGCGCTGGAGCCGGTCTTCGCCGCCTCGCCCTACCTTTACGGCATCGCGCGACGCTGGCCCGAGCGGCTGAAGGCCATCCTCGAGGCCGATCCCGACGCCCGGCTGGCGGAGATCCTCGCCGAAACCGAGGCACTGACCGGCGGTGCCGACGAGGCCCGCAAACCCCTGCGCCTGCTCAAGGCTGAACTGCACCTGCTGACCGCCCTGGCCGACCTCGGCGGCGTCTGGGATCTGGACCAGGTCACCAGCGCCCTCAGCCGCTTCGCCGACGCCGTCACCCACCGCGCCCTGTGCGCCGTGGCCCACGACCAGCGCGAGAAGGGCCGGCTGATCTCCGAAGCCGAAGACCCCGGCGGCCCCATCCCCGGGCTGTTCGTCCTGGCCATGGGCAAGCACGGTGCCGACGAGCTCAACTATTCCAGCGACATCGACCTCAGCCTGTTCTTCGACCCCGACGTCCTCGAACCGGCGCTCGCCCCCGGCGTCGAGGCGCAGGGCTTCGTCAACCGCGCGGCCCAGGCCCTGGCCTCCCTGCTCTCGGAACGGACGGCCGACGGCTATGTCTTCCGCGTCGACCTGCGCCTGCGCCCCGACCCGTCCTCGACCCCGCCGGTGGTCACCACCCCCATGGCCCTGGCCTATTACGAATCGGTCGGCCAGAACTGGGAGCGCGCCGCCTTCATCAAGGCCCGCTGCGTCGCCGGCGACCGGCGCGCCGCCGCCGACTTTCTCAAGGCCCTGATCCCCTTCGTCTGGCGCCGCAGCCTGGATTATCAGGCCGTCCTCGACATCCAGTCGATCAAGCGACAGATCCACGCCCACAAGACCGGCGAGGGCATGGTCGCCATGGGGGCCAATCTGAAACTGGGCCGCGGCGGCATACGCGAGATCGAATTCTATGCCCAGACTCAACAGTTGATTCTCGGTGGCCGCGACCCCCGCCTGCGCTGCCCCCGCACCGAGGCCGCCCTGGCCGCGCTCGCCGGCGCCGGCCATATCCCGATCGAGGTCGCCTGGGAGCTGACCCAGGCCTATCGCGAGCTGCGGGCCCTGGAACATCGGGTCCAGATGCTGGACGACGAACAGACCCATTCCCTGCCGATCGACGGCACCCGCCGCGCCGCCGTCGCCGTCCTGGCCGGAGAGGGCGACCTCGCGGCCTTCGACGCCGGGGTCGAGGCCCTGCTGGTCGGGGTCAATCGCCGCTACGGCGAACTGTTCGAAGGCGAAGAGGACCTGTCCTCGTCCTGGGGCAGTCTGGTCTTCACGGGCGTGGACAACGACCCGGAGACACTCAAGACCCTGACGCGCATGGGTTTCACCGAGCCTGCTTCCGTCTCCGACACCATCCGCAGCTGGCACCACGGCCGGATCGGCGCGACCCGGTCGGCGCGGGGCCGCGAGTTGTTCACCCGCCTGGCCCCCAAGCTGCTGGAAGCCGTGGCGGCGACCGGATCGCCCGACGCCGCCTTCCGCCGCTTCGGCGTCTTCTTCTCGGGCATGAGCTCGGGGGTCCAGGTCCAGGCCCTGTTCCTGAACCAGCCCCAGCTGTTCGAGATGATCGTCGGCGTCATGGCCTTCGCCCCCCGGCTGGCCCGGACGCTCGGCCGCTATCCGGCCGCGCTGGATTCCATGCTGGACGCCCGGTTCCAGACCCCCCTCGGCCCCAACACCGGCCTGTTCGACCAGATGGAGGCCGAGGCCCGCGCCGCCGGCGATTTCGAGGGAGCCATGAACGCCGTCCGCCGCCTGCACCGCGAGCAGCAGTTCCGCATCGGGGTCCAGACCCTGACCGGCCGGATCGGGCCCGAGGCCGCGGGACTGGGCTTCACCAACCTGGCCGACGCGGTCATGCGCACCCTGGCCGATGCGGCGCTCAATGAGACCGTCCGTCTGGGTGGGGCCATGCTGGGCGCGGTCGCGGTGATCGCGCTCGGCAAGGCCGGGTCGCGCGAGATGACGGCCGGCTCGGACCTCGACCTGATGACCGTCTATGACGCCCCGCCCGAGGCGACCTCGGCGTCGAAAGGCTGGACCGCCGACGTCTTCAACATCCGCTTCACCCAGAGGCTGATCTCGGCCCTGTCGGCCCATACCGCTGAGGGGGGCCTGTACGAGGTCGACATGCGGTTGAGGCCGTCGGGATCGAAAGGGCCGGTGTCGGTGCCCCTGTCTGCCTTCGCCGACTACTATGCGACCGAGGCCGCGACCTGGGAGTTCATGGCCCTGACTCGCGCCCGCGTCGCCTGGGCCAGCGATCCGGACTTCGGCGCCCGGGTCACGGCCGGGATCGAGGCGGCCCTGCGTCGGCCCCGCCCCGGCATCGACGTCGCCGCCGACATCCGGGCCATGCGCTCGCTGATGGAGCGGGAACGCCGCCCGTCCGGTTTCTGGGACCTGAAACTGTCACCGGGCGGCCTGGTCGACGCCGAGTTCGTCGGCCAGTACCGCCAGCTCCAGGCCGCCGCGTCCGGCGGCCCCCTGACCGTTCGCACCCTCGACCAGCTGGCCAACGACCCGGCCCTTGCCGAGGCCTGGCGGTTGCAACAGCGGCTGGGCCAGCTGTTCGCCGTCGCCTTCGACGACAAGCCGGACCCCGATACCGAGTCCACCGCCTTCCGTCGGCGTCTGGCCGAGGCGGCCGGAGAGACCGGTTTCGAGGCCCTGATCGCGCGTCTGGAGCGCACGCGTCGCGAGGCCCGCGCGGCCTTCGACACCGTCCTGCCGGCCCCGCAATAG